GGCGGGCGTCGCGGCCGGGCGCGATGCGCTCGACGGCGCTCGACCCGGACTGATCGAGTGGACGTCGGGCCGGTGCACCCTTGCCGCCGACCGCGAGCTCGACGTCGACGGGAGGGCGCTGGTGGGCTACAACCCCGGCGCTCCCGCCGACGACACCGTGATGATCGGCCGGCTCAGCGTCGGCGGCGAGGTGCGCGCGACGCTGGTGAACTACGCGTGCCACCCGACGACTCTCGCCTGGCAGAACCGCGAGGTGTCGCCCGACTACGTCGGCGCGATGCGCGACATCGTCGAGCGGGAGACCGGGGCGCCGTGCCTGTTCGTGCAGGGCGCGTCTGGAGAGCTGGCCCCGCGCGAGCAGTACACGGGCGACGTCGGGGTGGCCGACCGGCACGGGCGCTCGTTGGGGCACGCCGTGCTCGCCGCGCTCGATGCGCTGCCGGCTCCGGGCGAGCAGCTGACGCTCGAGGGCGTGGTCGAGTCGGGGGCGCCGCTGGCGATCTGGGCCGGCGCGCCCGCGGAGGCCGGCGATGCGGCGGCGGGGTCTCTCACGAGCGTCGAGCTGACGCTGCGCGATCTGCCGACGCTCGACGAGCTCGCCGAGGAGTGGAAGGACATCGACCCGCGCTCGCGCGAGGAGCGTCTTGGTCGTGCGCGCAACCTGCGCGAGGGGTACATCGACGGGCCGACCGTGCAGCATCCGGTGTGGGCGTGGCGATGGGGCGACGCGGTGCTCGTCGCGCATCCGGGCGAGGCGTACTCGCGGCTGCAGACCACGCTGCGCGCGCGGTTCCCTGACACGCCGATTCTCGTGATGAACCTCACCAACGGCCCGGGCTTCGTGTACCTGCCCACTCGCGACGCGTACGACCGCGGCGCGTACCAGGCATGGCAGACCCCGCTCGCCCCCGGCGCGCTGGACGCGCTGGAGCAGCACGCCGTCTCGGTGGTCGCCGGTCTTCTGGGCCGCTGACCCCCGGGGGTTTCGAGTCGCATGAATCGCCCTCATTCGCCCCAGGAGAGGGCAAAACATGCGACTCGAAACCCGGGGCCACTAGGCTTGCTATAGCAAAACTCGGAGGAGAGACATGACACAGGCACCCGTCGCGATCGTCACCGGAGGCTCGGCCGGCATCGGCTGGGAGATCGGCCGCCGCCTCGCCGACGACGGCTACCTCGTCATCGCCGCCGACCGCGTCCCCGGCTTCACGGAGGGCGACAACCCCGCCGGCATCCTCTGGCGCGAGCTCGACGTCACCGACCACGCCGCCGTCGATCGCGTGTTCGGCGAGATCGAGGCCGAGCTCGGCCCCATCGAGGTGCTCGTGAACAATGCCGGGATTCAGCGGCACCGCGGCATCGAGGACCTCACCTGGGACGAGTGGGCAGCCGTCGTCGACGTCAACCTGCACGGCGTGTTCTCGGCGCTGCAGGCGGCAGGAAAGCGGATGCTGGCGCACGGCGGCGGGCGCATCGTGAACATCTCGTCGATCTCGTCGCGCGGATCGGCGGGGCGGGCGCCGTACGCCACCACCAAGGCCGCCGTCATCGGACTCACCGCCACCGCCGGCGCCGAGTGGGCGGCCAGGGGCGTGCGCGTCAACGCGGTCGCCCCCGGCTACGTCGACACCGGTGTCTTCCGCCAGGGCGTCGAGCAGGGCACGCTCAGCCTCGACACGATCCTCGCGCGCATCCCCGCGAAGCGCTTGGCCGACGCGAGCGAGATCGCCGCGGCCGTGAGCTTCCTCGTCTCGGACGAGTCGCGATACATGAACGGGCAGACGCTGTACGTCGACGGCGGCTTCATGGTCGATTACGGCATCCCTCTCGCGAAGAAGCCGGAATGACCGCCATCGCGCGCATCGACACCGCGACGGCGGTGCTCCCCCTTCCCGCCCCGCTGCAGCTGGGCGCGATGACGGTGACGCGGCGCGAGTACAGCGCCGTTCGGGTCGTGGACGCCGACGGCGTCGAGGGCGTCGCCTACTGCCTGTCGCGCGAAGCGCCCATGGCCGAGATCGTCGAGCGGCTCGTCGCCCCGCACGCGCGAGGGGCGGACGCCGACGATCCGGCATCCGCATGGGAGCGGATGCTGCGCGGCAGCGCCATCGTCGGGCGCGTAGGGCTGGTGCGCCGCGCGATCGGCCTCGTCGACATCGCTCTGTGGGACATCGCCGCCCGTCGAGCAGGGCAGCCGCTCTGGCGGATGCTCGGCACCGGGAGCGCCCCGAGCGACGCGATGCTCGTGGCTGCCTACCCGTCGCCGTCGCGGACCCCGCGCGAGGTCGCCGACGAGGTGCTGTCCCAGGCCGCGGGCTGGTCGACGGTGAAGATCTCGCGCACGCCCGACCCGTCGTACATGCGTGAGCTGATCGCGCTGATCACAGCCGAGCTCCCCGTCGAGACGGGGCTGGTGGTCGACGTGGGCTTCGGGTGGACCGACGCGGATGCCGCGCTCGCCGAGATCGCGCAGTGGGGAGACCCGCGGCTCGCCTGGCTCGAAGACCCGCTGCTGCCGGAGGACGCGGCCGGGTGCGCGCGCATCCGCCGGGAGTCGGGTCTCGCGATCGGGGTGGGCGACGAGGTCACCGACCCCGACGTGCTGCGGAGGCTCGTCGATGAACAGGCCGTCGACGTGCTGCGGCTCGACGTCGTGGCGATCGGCGGTGTCACGCCGGCGCTGGACGTGATCGCGTGGGCGGCGGAGCGCGGTGTGCCGGTCTCGGGCCACGTGTATCCCGAGGTCACGGCGCACCTGGGCATCGGCGTGGAGACCTTCGCGCGCGGCGTCAACCCGTACGACCCTGCGCCGTCGTTCGTGCGCGGGGGTCCGTCGTTCGACGGACGGGTCGTACCCGCGGACGCGCCGGGCCTCGGCTTCACGCTCGACAGCGGGGTGTTCGATTTCGGAGGGAGCGCACGATGACCACGTCTTCGACGGATTCTTCGTCGGATGCCGGCACGACGGCATCCATTCGTCCGCGCAGCGCCGTGGTGACGGGCAGCGGCAAGGGCATCGGCCGGGCCATCGCCGAACGGCTGACGGCCGACGGCTGGATCGTCGTCGGGCTGGAGCGCTCCCCGGGCTCCGGCACCGTCGAGGAGGGCATCTGCGCCGAGGTCGTGCTCGGCGACTCGTCGGAGCGAGCCGCGCACCTCCGCGCCGCCGAGGCCGCGATCGCGAGGGCGCCGCTGGCCGGCTGGGTGAACAACGCCGGGATCACGAAGCGCACCGCGCTGCACGAGCTCGACGAGGACGTCGTGCGCGAGATCGTCGGCATCAACGGCTTCGGCTACGTCTGGGGGTGTTCGGCGGCGGTCAGCGCCTTCGTCGACCAGGGCGTGCCCGGCGCGATCGTGAACATCGGCTCCATCCACGGTCGTGCCAGCCACCCCGACCACGCGGCCTACGAGTTCACCAAGGGCGGCATCGACGCGCTCACCCGCAGCGTCGCGGTGACGTACGGCGGGCTCGGCATCCGCGCGAACACGGTCGCGCCAGGCGGTGTGCGCACACCCCACCTGGAGGCGCAGATCGCGGCCGCCGCCGATCCCGCGGCCGAGGAGAGGGCGCTCGCCGAGGGCCCGCCGATGGGGCGCATCGCCCGCGCCGAGGAGGTCGCCGCGATCACGGCGTTCCTGCTGTCGGACGAGGCGCCGTATGTCACGGGACAGTCGATCGCGGTCGACGGCGGCTGGACGGCATCCTTCGGCGACGTCTCGGTGGACCCGGCCTTGCGGGCCCGCTTCCGCTCCTGACCCCGCGCGGCGTCAGGCCTTGAGCATCGAGGCGCGGGAGATCAGCCCGCCGACCACGTCGAAGGTCGCGATGGTCTCGGTGGCGACGCCCGCGTTGATGACCCGCTCCTGCGCGACGACCCAGCGCGTGCCGAACTGCACGGTCGTGTCGATGACGCATGACAGCTCGGGGTTCTGCAGCCGCGGCTCGTAGAACGCGCGGATCGCGGCGGAGCCCGTGAGCGGCTCGGGGGCGACCCCGGTGATGACGGCATCCGGCGCGTAGGCGGCCACGAAGGCGTCGAGGTCGTGCGCGTTGAACGCGTCGAGCTGCGCCTGCACGGTATCGAGGGCGGAACGCCCGGTGGCCGGACGGTCGAGGGCGGCGGGCTCAGTCAATGCGTACTCCTCCGTTGACGTCGTAGGTGGCTCCGGTGATGAAGCGGGCGCGGTCCGAGGCGAGCGACGCGATGATCCAGGCGACGTCGGCGGGCCGGCCGAACGCCCCGAGGGGGATGGAGGCCTCGAGCTTCTCGCGACCCGCTCCCTGCAGCTGGTCGGTGATGGCGCTCGCGACCGGCCCCGGCGTCACGGCGTTGACGCGGATGCCCTCAGACGCGAGGTGCCGCGCGAAACTGCGGGTGATCGCGAGGATCGCGCCCTTGCTGGCGGCGTAGTGCATCCCGGTCTGCAGCGCGCCGACCTGCCCCGCGATCGACGAGATGTTCACGACCGACCGGTCGCCCTCGGCTGCGCGCAGCAGCGGCAGCGCGGCGCGCGTGAGCAGGAAGGTCCCGCGGGCGTTGGTCTCCATGACGAGGTCCCACTCGTCGATGTCGATGTCGTCGAACGGCGTGTAGGGGCACACGCCGCCGTTGTTGACGAGCACGTGCAGCTCGCTCCACGCCTCGTCGATCTCCTTCACGAGAGACATCACGGATGCCGGATCGCGCAGGTCGAGGCGCGAGACGCGCACCTCGGCGGCCCCGGCGCGTCGGCAGTCGTCGGCGACGCGGGCGGCCTCGCTCTCACGTCCTGCATAGGTGATCCAGAGGGCGTACCCGTCGCGGGCGAGTTCGAGGGCGGATGCCGTTCCGATGCCGGAACTGGCGCCGGTGAGGAGTGCGCGGCGAACAGTCATACACCAAACGCTATAGCAAATTCGGGTGCGAAGGAACCGCTTATGCCCATGTTGCTAGATGCTATAGCATTCTGATTCATGGTAACTCCCTTCGTCCTCCTCACCGACTGCGATCTCCCCGGCGACGCTGCCGAGCAGACGCTGCGCGCCGCCGGCATCCGCGTCGAGCGGGCGCCCGACACCTCGTTCGACACGCTGGCGCGGCTCGGCGCCGAGGCGGAGGGACTCATCGTGCAGTGGCACCGCATCGACGGCAGCCTCCTCGATCGGATGCCGAAGCTGCGGATGATCAGCCGGCTCGGCATCGGCTACGACATGGTCGACGTGGCGGCGGCCACCGCCCGCGGCATCGCCGTCGCCAACACTCCCGGGTACTGCGTCGAGGAGGTCGCGGCGCACACGATCGCCATGATCATGACGCAGGCCCGCGGACTCCCGGAGTACGACCGCGCCCTGCGTGCGGGTGAGTGGAGGCCGGTCGCCGCGCGGCCCATGGCCGTGCGGCCGTCGCGGACGACGGTGTCGGTGCTCGGGTTCGGCCGCATCGGCTCGCTCGTGGCCCGCGGATGCCGAGCGCTCGGGTTCCGCGTGCTCGTGGCCGACCCGTACGCCCCCGCGGAGGCGGTGCGCGCCGCCGACTGCGAACCCGTCTCGATCGACGAGGCCATCGCCGGCGCCGACCTGCTCACGCTGCACGTGCCGCTCACCGACGAGACGCGGCACCTCATCGACGCCGACAGCATCGCCATGATGCGCCGGGGCGTCGTGATCGTCAACACCTGCCGCGGCCCGCTGATCGACGAGAGCGCCCTCGTCGACGCTCTGCGGAGCGGGCGCGTCGGCGCTGCGGCCCTCGACGTGTTCGAGACCGAACCGCTGGCCCCGGATGCTGCGCTGCGCGATGCGCCGAACGTGCTGCTCACCCCGCACGCCGCCTGGTACTCGCCCCAGGCGATGGAGGACCTGCCGGTGCACGCGGCGCAGAACCTCGTGGACTTCTTCGCCGGGCGCCCTGTGCCGGCGATCGTCAACCGCGAGTACGCCGGAACCACAGCGGCGACCGCGTGACGCGAGAAGCGAGGGAGGAGCAGCCATGGAGCTCATGAGAAGAGGGCCGTTCGGGGCCGAGCGCCCCTACGTCCGTGACGATGCAGGGGTCGTGCGCGACCTCTCGCCGCTGACGCCCGACATCGACGGGGAGTTCCTCGCCGCCGACGGCGTCGCCCGCGTGCGGAGGGCACTCGCGGCGGGGGGGCGCCCCGAGGCCGATGTCTACGGGCTGCGGATCGGCGCACCCATCGCGCGGCCGTCGGCCGTGATCTGCATCGGCCAGAACTATGCCGCGCACGCGGCCGAGTCGGGGGCCGAGCAGCCGCAGCATCCGGTGGTCTTCTTCAAGCACCCCAACACGGTCGTCGGTCCGGATGACGTGGTGCTGCTCCCGCCCGGCGCGGAGAAGGTCGACTGGGAGGTGGAGCTCGCCGTCGTCATCGGGCGGAAGGCCCGATATCTGGGGTCGCCGGACGCCGCGCGTGACGTGATCGCGGGGTACGCGATCTCGAACGACGTGTCGGAGCGCGCGTATCAGCTCGACGTGTCGGGCGGGCAGTGGTCGAAGGGCAAGTGCTCTGAGACGTTCAACCCGCTGGGACCCGTGCTCGTGCCCGCCGACGAGCTCGATCCGCAGGCACTCAGGCTGCGTTCCTTCGTCAACGGCCAGCCCCGGCAGGATTCGTCGACGGCCGACATGATCTTCCCGGTGCTGCAGCTCGTGCACGAGCTGAGCCAGTACATGGTGCTCGAGCCCGGCGACGTCATCAACACCGGCACACCGCAGGGCGTCGCGCTCTCGGGCCGGTTCCCGTACCTCGCCGACGGCGACGTCATGACCATCGAGATCGAGGGGCTCGGCCGCCAGCAGCAGCGCACCGAGCGCGCCGTGGTCGGCTGACCGGGGAACGGCGGCGGTCTGCGCCCGCGGCACGGTTCTTCGCTGAGTGCACCGTGCCGTGGGCGGAGATCGTCAGCCGGCGAACGGCGTGACGGCGACCCCCACTGCGCCGGGGCGAACGGCGAACAGCGAGCCCGCAGCGGTGTCGTGATCGCCGTCAAGGCCCTGCGCGGAGGTCGTGATGTAGAGCGTCGAGAGGTCGTCTCCGCCGAACGTGCAAGCGCTGACCTGAGCGACCGGCAGGCCGACGCGCTCCGTGAGCGCGCCGTCGGGGGAGTACGCGTGCACGGCCGAGCCTCCCCACAGCGCGACCCAGACGCGTCCATCGGCCGAGACGGTGAGCCCGTCGGGCATGCCCTGTTCCTCGGGGATCTCGACGAGAGGGCGGCGGTCGACGAGTGCGCCGTCGTCGTGCACGTCGAACACGTCGATGCGGTGTGTCGCGCTGTCGACGTAATACGCGTGCTCCCCGCCCGCCGAGAACCCGAGCCCGTTCGAGACCGTGACCGCGGTCAGGACGGTCGTCGTGCCGAGGCGGCCGTCCACGCGCAGCAGGGTGCCGGAGGGGCTCGTGCCGTCGTACGCCATCGAGCCCGCGAGAAGTCGGCCCGCCGGATCGCAGCATCCGTCGTTCATCCGCACACGGCCGTCGTGCGTCAGCGCGATCACAGGGTCGAACCGGCCATCGGGCTCAGACGACAGGTGCAGCGTGCGCGCGCCCACCGCGGCGAGTCCGCCCGCCGCGCGCGGCCGCACGAAGGCGAGGTACTCGTCGTCGACGTGGCGCCTGCGGATGCCGTGGGGTGTGAGCGCGAGGAGATCGCCGGCCTCGCCGTCGACCCACAGCAGAGTGCGCTCCTCCGCCCACCACACCGGCGCCTCGGCGTGGTGCGCGATAGGTCCAGTGACGTTCTCG
This Microbacterium sp. XT11 DNA region includes the following protein-coding sequences:
- a CDS encoding SDR family NAD(P)-dependent oxidoreductase — its product is MTQAPVAIVTGGSAGIGWEIGRRLADDGYLVIAADRVPGFTEGDNPAGILWRELDVTDHAAVDRVFGEIEAELGPIEVLVNNAGIQRHRGIEDLTWDEWAAVVDVNLHGVFSALQAAGKRMLAHGGGRIVNISSISSRGSAGRAPYATTKAAVIGLTATAGAEWAARGVRVNAVAPGYVDTGVFRQGVEQGTLSLDTILARIPAKRLADASEIAAAVSFLVSDESRYMNGQTLYVDGGFMVDYGIPLAKKPE
- a CDS encoding mandelate racemase/muconate lactonizing enzyme family protein; protein product: MTAIARIDTATAVLPLPAPLQLGAMTVTRREYSAVRVVDADGVEGVAYCLSREAPMAEIVERLVAPHARGADADDPASAWERMLRGSAIVGRVGLVRRAIGLVDIALWDIAARRAGQPLWRMLGTGSAPSDAMLVAAYPSPSRTPREVADEVLSQAAGWSTVKISRTPDPSYMRELIALITAELPVETGLVVDVGFGWTDADAALAEIAQWGDPRLAWLEDPLLPEDAAGCARIRRESGLAIGVGDEVTDPDVLRRLVDEQAVDVLRLDVVAIGGVTPALDVIAWAAERGVPVSGHVYPEVTAHLGIGVETFARGVNPYDPAPSFVRGGPSFDGRVVPADAPGLGFTLDSGVFDFGGSAR
- a CDS encoding SDR family NAD(P)-dependent oxidoreductase, with translation MTTSSTDSSSDAGTTASIRPRSAVVTGSGKGIGRAIAERLTADGWIVVGLERSPGSGTVEEGICAEVVLGDSSERAAHLRAAEAAIARAPLAGWVNNAGITKRTALHELDEDVVREIVGINGFGYVWGCSAAVSAFVDQGVPGAIVNIGSIHGRASHPDHAAYEFTKGGIDALTRSVAVTYGGLGIRANTVAPGGVRTPHLEAQIAAAADPAAEERALAEGPPMGRIARAEEVAAITAFLLSDEAPYVTGQSIAVDGGWTASFGDVSVDPALRARFRS
- a CDS encoding nuclear transport factor 2 family protein gives rise to the protein MTEPAALDRPATGRSALDTVQAQLDAFNAHDLDAFVAAYAPDAVITGVAPEPLTGSAAIRAFYEPRLQNPELSCVIDTTVQFGTRWVVAQERVINAGVATETIATFDVVGGLISRASMLKA
- a CDS encoding SDR family NAD(P)-dependent oxidoreductase — its product is MTVRRALLTGASSGIGTASALELARDGYALWITYAGRESEAARVADDCRRAGAAEVRVSRLDLRDPASVMSLVKEIDEAWSELHVLVNNGGVCPYTPFDDIDIDEWDLVMETNARGTFLLTRAALPLLRAAEGDRSVVNISSIAGQVGALQTGMHYAASKGAILAITRSFARHLASEGIRVNAVTPGPVASAITDQLQGAGREKLEASIPLGAFGRPADVAWIIASLASDRARFITGATYDVNGGVRID
- a CDS encoding C-terminal binding protein, with translation MVTPFVLLTDCDLPGDAAEQTLRAAGIRVERAPDTSFDTLARLGAEAEGLIVQWHRIDGSLLDRMPKLRMISRLGIGYDMVDVAAATARGIAVANTPGYCVEEVAAHTIAMIMTQARGLPEYDRALRAGEWRPVAARPMAVRPSRTTVSVLGFGRIGSLVARGCRALGFRVLVADPYAPAEAVRAADCEPVSIDEAIAGADLLTLHVPLTDETRHLIDADSIAMMRRGVVIVNTCRGPLIDESALVDALRSGRVGAAALDVFETEPLAPDAALRDAPNVLLTPHAAWYSPQAMEDLPVHAAQNLVDFFAGRPVPAIVNREYAGTTAATA
- a CDS encoding fumarylacetoacetate hydrolase family protein, translating into MELMRRGPFGAERPYVRDDAGVVRDLSPLTPDIDGEFLAADGVARVRRALAAGGRPEADVYGLRIGAPIARPSAVICIGQNYAAHAAESGAEQPQHPVVFFKHPNTVVGPDDVVLLPPGAEKVDWEVELAVVIGRKARYLGSPDAARDVIAGYAISNDVSERAYQLDVSGGQWSKGKCSETFNPLGPVLVPADELDPQALRLRSFVNGQPRQDSSTADMIFPVLQLVHELSQYMVLEPGDVINTGTPQGVALSGRFPYLADGDVMTIEIEGLGRQQQRTERAVVG
- a CDS encoding SMP-30/gluconolactonase/LRE family protein encodes the protein MLTAENVTGPIAHHAEAPVWWAEERTLLWVDGEAGDLLALTPHGIRRRHVDDEYLAFVRPRAAGGLAAVGARTLHLSSEPDGRFDPVIALTHDGRVRMNDGCCDPAGRLLAGSMAYDGTSPSGTLLRVDGRLGTTTVLTAVTVSNGLGFSAGGEHAYYVDSATHRIDVFDVHDDGALVDRRPLVEIPEEQGMPDGLTVSADGRVWVALWGGSAVHAYSPDGALTERVGLPVAQVSACTFGGDDLSTLYITTSAQGLDGDHDTAAGSLFAVRPGAVGVAVTPFAG